The following are encoded in a window of Magnolia sinica isolate HGM2019 chromosome 11, MsV1, whole genome shotgun sequence genomic DNA:
- the LOC131218794 gene encoding tubulin alpha-4 chain isoform X2 → MRECISIHIGQAGIQVGNACWELYCLEHGIQPDGQMPSDKTVGGGDDAFNTFFSETGAGKHVPRAVFVDLEPTVIDEVRTGTYRQLFHPEQLISGKEDAANNFARGHYTIGKEIVDLCLDRIRKLADNCTGLQGFLVFNAVGGGTGSGLGSLLLERLSVDYGKKSKLGFTVYPSPQVSTSVVEPYNSVLSTHSLLEHTDVAVLLDNEAIYDICRRSLDIERPTYTNLNRLVSQVISSLTASLRFDGALNVDVTEFQTNLVPYPRIHFMLSSYAPVISAEKAYHEQLSVAEITNSAFEPSSMMAKCDPRHGKYMACCLMYRGDVVPKDVNAAVATIKTKRTIQFVDWCPTGFKCGINYQPPTVVPGGDLAKVQRAVCMISNSTSVAERGSSQRPVRILLRLRRIMRRLVLSLQKVRMVMREKSIERGESSIACVLCCLYYLPVLVFGLCLPSVVCPRFSLSTVIVFESLFRCLGCGDSLLLMVLLPIW, encoded by the exons ATGAGAGAGTGCATCTCGATCCACATCGGTCAGGCCGGTATCCAGGTCGGCAATGCCTGCTGGGAGCTGTACTGCCTCGAGCATGGTATCCAG CCTGATGGCCAAATGCCCAGTGACAAGACTGTTGGTGGAGGCGACGatgcttttaacacctttttcagTGAGACTGGAGCTGGAAAGCATGTCCCTCGTGCTGTGTTTGTAGATCTCGAGCCCACTGTCATCGACGAAGTGAGGACCGGAACTTACCGCCAGCTCTTCCACCCTGAACAGCTCATCAGTGGCAAAGAAGATGCTGCCAACAACTTCGCAAGAGGCCACTACACCA TTGGCAAAGAGATTGTTGATCTCTGTTTGGATCGCATCCGCAAGCTTGCTGACAATTGCACTGGTCTCCAGGGCTTCCTTGTCTTCAATGCTGTTGGTGGAGGCACTGGTTCTGGTCTTGGGTCCCTCCTGCTCGAGCGGCTCTCTGTTGACTATGGCAAGAAATCAAAGCTTGGTTTCACTGTCTACCCTTCACCACAGGTCTCCACCTCTGTTGTTGAACCCTACAACAGTGTCCTTTCCACCCATTCTCTCCTGGAACACACAGATGTCGCTGTTCTTCTTGACAATGAGGCTATCTACGACATCTGCAGGCGTTCACTCGACATCGAACGCCCAACCTATACCAATCTCAACCGTCTCGTCTCTCAGGTGATATCGTCTTTGACTGCATCCCTGAGGTTCGACGGTGCCTTGAATGTTGATGTCACTGAGTTCCAGACAAACCTTGTCCCTTACCCCAGGATCCACTTCATGCTTTCGTCTTATGCTCCAGTTATCTCGGCTGAGAAGGCCTACCACGAGCAGCTCTCGGTGGCTGAAATCACCAACAGCGCCTTCGAGCCGTCATCCATGATGGCCAAGTGTGATCCTCGCCATGGCAAGTACATGGCTTGCTGCCTCATGTACCGTGGTGATGTTGTGCCCAAGGATGTGAATGCTGCTGTGGCAACCATCAAGACCAAGCGCACGATCCAGTTCGTCGATTGGTGCCCAACTGGCTTCAAGTGTGGCATCAACTATCAGCCACCCACTGTTGTCCCTGGCGGTGACCTGGCCAAGGTGCAGAGGGCTGTGTGCATGATCTCCAACTCTACCAGTGTTGCTGAA AGGGGGAGTTCTCAGAGGCCCGTGAGGATCTTGCTGCGCTTGAGAAGGATTATGAGGAGGTTGGTGCTGAGTCTGCAGAAGGTGAGGATGGTGATGAGGGAGAAGAGTATTGAGAGAGGAGAGAGCTCCATTGCATGCGTGCTGTGCTGCCTCTATTATTTGCCTGTGTTGGTGTTTGGTTTGTGTCTGCCATCCGTGGTGTGCCCTAGGTTTTCTTTAAGTACTGTTATTGTGTTTGAGAGTTTGTTTCGCTGTTTGGGATGTGGAGACTCTTTGTTGCTGATGGTACTGCTTCCAATATGGTAA
- the LOC131218794 gene encoding tubulin alpha chain isoform X1: protein MRECISIHIGQAGIQVGNACWELYCLEHGIQPDGQMPSDKTVGGGDDAFNTFFSETGAGKHVPRAVFVDLEPTVIDEVRTGTYRQLFHPEQLISGKEDAANNFARGHYTIGKEIVDLCLDRIRKLADNCTGLQGFLVFNAVGGGTGSGLGSLLLERLSVDYGKKSKLGFTVYPSPQVSTSVVEPYNSVLSTHSLLEHTDVAVLLDNEAIYDICRRSLDIERPTYTNLNRLVSQVISSLTASLRFDGALNVDVTEFQTNLVPYPRIHFMLSSYAPVISAEKAYHEQLSVAEITNSAFEPSSMMAKCDPRHGKYMACCLMYRGDVVPKDVNAAVATIKTKRTIQFVDWCPTGFKCGINYQPPTVVPGGDLAKVQRAVCMISNSTSVAEVFSRIDHKFDLMYAKRAFVHWYVGEGMEEGEFSEAREDLAALEKDYEEVGAESAEGEDGDEGEEY from the exons ATGAGAGAGTGCATCTCGATCCACATCGGTCAGGCCGGTATCCAGGTCGGCAATGCCTGCTGGGAGCTGTACTGCCTCGAGCATGGTATCCAG CCTGATGGCCAAATGCCCAGTGACAAGACTGTTGGTGGAGGCGACGatgcttttaacacctttttcagTGAGACTGGAGCTGGAAAGCATGTCCCTCGTGCTGTGTTTGTAGATCTCGAGCCCACTGTCATCGACGAAGTGAGGACCGGAACTTACCGCCAGCTCTTCCACCCTGAACAGCTCATCAGTGGCAAAGAAGATGCTGCCAACAACTTCGCAAGAGGCCACTACACCA TTGGCAAAGAGATTGTTGATCTCTGTTTGGATCGCATCCGCAAGCTTGCTGACAATTGCACTGGTCTCCAGGGCTTCCTTGTCTTCAATGCTGTTGGTGGAGGCACTGGTTCTGGTCTTGGGTCCCTCCTGCTCGAGCGGCTCTCTGTTGACTATGGCAAGAAATCAAAGCTTGGTTTCACTGTCTACCCTTCACCACAGGTCTCCACCTCTGTTGTTGAACCCTACAACAGTGTCCTTTCCACCCATTCTCTCCTGGAACACACAGATGTCGCTGTTCTTCTTGACAATGAGGCTATCTACGACATCTGCAGGCGTTCACTCGACATCGAACGCCCAACCTATACCAATCTCAACCGTCTCGTCTCTCAGGTGATATCGTCTTTGACTGCATCCCTGAGGTTCGACGGTGCCTTGAATGTTGATGTCACTGAGTTCCAGACAAACCTTGTCCCTTACCCCAGGATCCACTTCATGCTTTCGTCTTATGCTCCAGTTATCTCGGCTGAGAAGGCCTACCACGAGCAGCTCTCGGTGGCTGAAATCACCAACAGCGCCTTCGAGCCGTCATCCATGATGGCCAAGTGTGATCCTCGCCATGGCAAGTACATGGCTTGCTGCCTCATGTACCGTGGTGATGTTGTGCCCAAGGATGTGAATGCTGCTGTGGCAACCATCAAGACCAAGCGCACGATCCAGTTCGTCGATTGGTGCCCAACTGGCTTCAAGTGTGGCATCAACTATCAGCCACCCACTGTTGTCCCTGGCGGTGACCTGGCCAAGGTGCAGAGGGCTGTGTGCATGATCTCCAACTCTACCAGTGTTGCTGAAGTGTTCTCCCGCATTGACCATAAGTTTGATCTCATGTATGCCAAGCGTGCCTTTGTGCACTGGTATGTTGGCGAGGGGATGGAAGAGGGGGAGTTCTCAGAGGCCCGTGAGGATCTTGCTGCGCTTGAGAAGGATTATGAGGAGGTTGGTGCTGAGTCTGCAGAAGGTGAGGATGGTGATGAGGGAGAAGAGTATTGA